CTCTTTCTCATCCCGAGGGCGGGCTGGCTGGCAGAGCTGCTGTGCCCAGACACCAGCTCCCTGGAGTTGGCGCTGCTGATCCTGGGCGTGGGGCTGCTGGACTTCTGTGGCCAGGTGTGCTTCACTCCACTGGAAGCCCTACTCTCTGACCTCTTCCGGGACCCAGACCATTGCCGCCAGGCCTTCTCTGTCTACGCCTTCATGATCAGCCTTGGGGGCTGCCTGGGCTACCTCTTGCCTGCCATTGACTGGGACGCCAGCGCCCTGGCCCCCTACCTGGGCACCCAGGAGGAGTGCCTCTTTGGCCTGCTCACTCTCATCTTCCTCACCTGCATGGCAGCCACGCTGTTTGTGGCCGAGGAGGCAGTGCTGGGCCCGACCGAGCCAGTGGAAGGGCTTTCGGTCCCCTCCGCGTCCCCCCACTGCTGCCCTTGCCATGCCCACCTGGCTTTCCGGAACCTGGGTGCCCTGTTTCCTCGGCTGCACCAGCTCTGCTGCCGCATGCCTCGCACCCTGCGTCGACTCTTTGTGGCGGAGCTGTGCAGCTGGATGGCGCTCATGACCTTCACACTGTTCTACACGGATTTTGTGGGTGAGGGCCTGTACCAGGGTGTGCCCAGAGCTGAGCCAGGCACCGAGGCCCGGAGACACTATGATGAAGGTAAGGCCTCAGCAGCCTGTGGGGCCGCGGGGGAGCTGCTTTCCAGCAGGCATTCTTGGGTTGGGAGATGCTCAcaggctgggcctgggctggTGGCTGTGTATCCTGGGCCCCAACTTCCAcatcaagaaaggaaaattgaCCCCATCGTATTGAGCCCTGTGTGGGTGTGGAGTAGCTCTGTCTCTGCTGCCTCAGTAGGGCCGCTAGCTGCTCTGTGTTCATTCGAGCAGACTCACTGTCCCACTTTGACAGAAGGAGAAACTGAGTTTATTCAAGGGACAGAGGGAGCCGAGGAGTCAAGGGGGATTTCCATCCTGCCCTCTGCTCCCGAGCGGACTTTGCAGATAACCTCACTGGGGCCTTCCCGATCTGTCTTTTTAGAATGCCATTTTAAAGCCTTGGTAGAttccaggcaccatggcacatgcctgtaatcccagtgactgggaaggctgagacaggaggatcgcaagttcgaggacaggcttagcaacttagtctcaaaataaaaaataaaaagggctggagacttagctcagtggtaaaaagcatccctgggttcaattcccagtaccaaaaaaaaaaaaaaaaaaaaggcttggtGAGACTATCTTTGTGTCCCTTCTCACCCTCCTGTACCCGAAGCACTGAGGGTCCTCCTTCATTTCCTTAGAACATCTTCCTCTGCTCTCAGCCAGCAGCTTTGGCCATGTTCTCCAGGTGTCATTGGAATAACCTAGACTCCCACTGCTGTGGGGTGGGGAAATTGGGGGGACTAGGGAACAGATGGCCATGGCTCTCAATCCCCTGTGACCCCCAGTTGTGTGGGGTTTTTACCCAACCGGGCCCTGTCTGACCTGACCACCTCTCCCTCCACATCCAGGCGTGCGGATGGGCAGCCTGGGGCTCTTCCTGCAGTGTACCATCTCCCTGGTCTTCTCCCTGGTCATGGACCGGCTGGTGCAGCGATTTGGCACCCGGGCAGTCTACCTGGCCAGCGTGGTGGCCTTCCCAGTGGCTGCTGGTGCCACTTGCCTGTCTCGCAGTGTGGCCGTGGTGACAGCCTCAGCTGCCCTCACTGGGTTCACCTTCTCAGCCCTGCAGATCCTGCCCTACACGCTGGCCTCACTCTACCACCGCGAGAAGCAGGTACTCACGTTGGCCCTTGGCCAGTAGGGTGGGGGCGGCGGACTAGTCCACAACCTGCTGTCAGGCAGCAAGTGTTGGGAGGACTTTCTCTGATCAGAGGAAGCCCATCTTAGCCCCCAGGCAGGACCTTGGGCTGCGGAAGAAGCGTGTAGATTAGATTCTGGGAATGACTTCCTGGCTTTGGAACTATAAAGCACTTGGGTGTACGATTGCAGGAAATGCAGGATCTTTCACCAGGAATCCTGAAGAATCAGGCTAGAGAAACCCTGTCTGGGCTGTATTCTCCCAGGAGGCAGGTGCCTGGAGATGCCCTCTGGGGCACTTAGCTTCAGCACACGGTAGTGGAGTGGCCAGGTCTTGGCCACACCTCTCCTTCTCAGGGAGAAGCAGTGTGACTAGCCTGTGCCCTGCTCTGGTCTCCGAAATGGGAGaactccctcctgccctccctctttctgatttatcttcctcttctaattctccctttcctgcctccctggGTAAGTTGGGGGCCTTCTTCCTGCTTGACCCCATACTAACCAGCCCTTGCAGGAATAGGGTCAAATTCTGCACCCAGACAGGGTGGCCACCCTTGTCCCCTCCACTAActtcactgagctacaaccctgggTGCAGAATTCTACCCCAGAGAGCACAAGTTGGGGTGTCTCTGGGAGGAGACACAGGCCTGTACTCACAGAGCTTCCAGGTATAGGGAAAACCTGTCCCTGCCCCTGTAGGATAGGAGTCGGGTAGCTGGGAGGCTGCTCCGCTCTGCAGGTGGCcgcaggggtgggaggtgtggaggGGGAGGGGCTGAGGCTTCGGTTCTGAGGCTCCTCTGGGCCAAGGATACTTCACCAGTTTCTACTCTCAGGCTGCTCTGGGCTGGAGGCCAGGCCTGAGCATGTGCATTGGTACCAGGGGACAGGCTGGGACTAATCCTCTTTACTGAGGAGCATGTTTGTCCCCAGGGACCTCTCCAGACTCCAGCCTCACTGGTCTTTCCTGGGGCAAGCAGGAGAGGTCCTGGGAGGCAGCTGACAGCAGACTTGGCCCTCACACTGTCCGCATGGCCTTTGCCCACTTGTTGGGCTTCATGGTGAGCCTCGGGCTTCTCCGGCACCAGGTTGGAACTCTGACCCGGCTCCCAGCTTACTAATGCAGCCAACTTGGGAAGCCAGGGCTATAGCTAGACATTGGGGGGGacaccaataatcccagctactggggaggctgaggcaggaggatctcaagttcagggccagcaagaccctgcctcaaaaaatggaaagggctggtgatgtagctgagtggtagagcacccctgggttcaatcaccagtatattaaaaacaaacaaccaaaaaaaaccaGTCTGTGCTAGATACAGTGTGAGATAAGATCTGGTCTTGTCCTTAAATAGGAGGCCCCAGGCCATTGGGGTGGGATTGGGGGAGATAGAACAGACTCGGTACTGCACTCTGATCTCTGGCGAGCAAAGAACAGCAGCAAGGAAGTAAGAAGGGCTTCAACTTTAGACAGCTGGACTGTGGAGTGGGTAAAGGGGTCACTCTGCTGttcctcccttccccaggccccGTCTGCCCTTCCTCCCTGGAAGAAGACTAGGGCAGGGACCTTACTGTAGGCAGCAACTCCAGCCAGGGCCTGCCACCCCAGAGGGGCAGGGCTTCTCTCCAGCCGGGCAGTGAGGATTTCCAGATGGCCAAGAAGAGGGTGGGCAGGGAGGAAGAGGGTTGGAGAGTTTGTGTGGGGTCTGGGCCACCCGAAGCCCCTCCTTTGGGTCTTCTCCGTCCGTTCTTGTGTTTCTCCCCTCTCACCTGCCTGATGGTGTCCTTTCCTTTCTTGAGAGGCTCTGCTGTCTGTCTAAGCTGCAGTACCAAGTAGGTCTGCTGCTTCCCTGTTCTCAGGAAGGCTGGAGGTGGCCTGGAGTCTGGTTTCTGTTTTGCTCCGTCACTCCTCCCATTCCTGAGGTCCTGTCTAGACCTGGGTCAAGTAGGGTCTCCTCAGCTTTCCTAACCTGGTTTTCATGAAAACTTGTTGCCTGTTTCCTTCTGGTCCCTGGGATGAAAGCTGGGGTCTGTTCTTATAGCTGGGGATCCCAGGGCCTGGGTACACACCTGTCCTTGTCCCCTCTTTTTCACCCCCCCCAGGTGTTCCTGCCCAAATACCGAGGGGACGCCGGCAGTGGTGGCAGTGAGGACAGCCTGACGACCAGTTTCCTGCCAGGCCCTAAGCCTGGAGCTCCCTTCCCCAACGGACACATGGGTGCTGGAGGCAGCAGCCTGCTCCCCGCTCCCCCCGCACTCTGTGGGGCCTCCACCTGCGATGTCTCCATGAGAGTGGTGGTGGGTGAGCCAACCGAGGCCAGGGTCATCCCGGGCCGGGGCATCTGCCTGGACCTTGCCATCCTGGACAGTGCCTTCCTGCTGTCCCAGGTGGCCCCATCCTTGTTTATGGGCTCCATTGTCCAGCTCAGCCAATCTGTCACTGCCTATATGGTGTCAGCCGCAGGCTTAGGTCTGATTGCCATTTACTTTGCTACACAGGTAGTATTTGACAAAAGTGATTTGGCCAAATACTCTGTGTAGAATGCTTCCTGCACACTGAGCAGAGGGCCTACCTTGCTTGGTCTGAGTACCCAAGGGGCTGCAGGACTGATAGTCCAGTGTTTGTTGCTGCCAAAGCGGCATGGCTCTCTGCTGCCACCCCATGGTGGTGAGTTGCATAGCTGCACAGAGAGGGGACTGGggcttctctcccctctccccagttTCTAGGGCTGGTCCAGAGGCAGCTTCAGTGCGGATTTGTGCAGGGAAGCCAGAAAGGCAGTACATTTGATTAGCTCCGTGCACTGGAATGCAGGACTCTGCAGTGGACTGACCAGGCTCAGGGTTAACAGCTAGTTTCCTGGTTGAGACAGACCTAGAGAAGAAATTTGAGGAACTGAATAAACTCCCACCCAAGCCCCCTCATTCTGCAGAACCCCCAACAGTGTTGCTCTTGCATGAGAGTTTCTAGTGTGAAACTTTCAACAATATTTGGAAGGATGAAAGCTAATGGAGAGGAAGAGTCCTAAGGGGCCAGGAGAAGCCCCTTGGTCTATAGCACTGCCTTTCTGCTGATGCCCCCACCACACCGCCTTTTATCAGGACATGGCTTGTTGGTCCCTGGtttgccatcatggggacacaggcctttaaatatttaacttatttatttaacaaagtaGAAGGAATTCTATTCCCAGCTTTTCTGGGTTGCTGTCTAGGAGTTGGGTTGAGTGGGATCACCAACAACCAGTCCCCTGAAATGTCTGGGCTGGGCATTGATAGAATCCCTTCTCTTGGGGTGATAGGTCTGACCCCCAAAACTACCTAACCCAGCACCTTGGAAGCGCTACTCACCCCAGTCAATATCCCGGATGTCCTTACCGAAGGCTGGGGGCTTGAGGGGAAGTGAAGAGACTCCAGGCCTTAGCAGCATCTCtagcctcctctcctcccttggCCCAGCCTGGCTCCCCCAATTCCCCTCTGTTTCCTGGGCTAATAAAGACATTGCCCTTCCACCCCCACTTCACCCCAACTTTCCCCACTGGCTCCACAACCTCTCTTTGGGGCTATTGCAGGACCAGAAGCACACCGTGGTTCCTCGAGCCTTTGTCCATCTCAGCCTCCAGGGCATATCTGTGCTCGGGGAATCTCACACAAACTCAGGAGCACCCCCTGCCTGAGCCAAGGAGCTCTTATCTCTTGGGGGTTTAAGTGCCGTTTGCAATAATgttatgtcttatttatttagtggagtaaatattttatactgtATGTGAGCAATCAGAGTATAATGTTTATGGTGATGAAATTAAATACTTCCTATATGTTTAATTGGCATGTGTTTATCTTGTCTAAGGGGGAAGGACCAGGTCTCTCTAAAATTATCCTTGCTGGGCTTTGTgccaacacctgtaatcccaatgacttggagactgaggcagaaggatcaagtttgaggccaacttcaaATAATTTGTGAGAcacggtctcaaaataaaaaaaggactaggaatgtagcccagtggtaaagtgcctctgagttcaatccccagtgcccagctCTCCCTAAAATTATCCTCAACTCCCTCTTGATTGGGTACCCTTAGCTTTCGCCAGCTTTAGTTCTCAGGATCCACCAGCAGATGGAGCCATAGACCAGCACCTGGTTGATTGGCAGTCCCAGGAAACTGCTACGCCCTGGACTGGGGAGCGTGAGAGTGGAGGAAGAGAACAGGAAGAGTCTGAAGTTCACAAgtacattttcttttgtgaagaCTCACAGAAGTGCAGCAAGCACCCACCATCGACCACAGCAAGAGAACAGGGAACACACGTGTCATGTGCCTGATGAGGATTTCAGCACCACTGTGCCTTGGTCATACCCTTTGCACTGGTCCAAGTCACATGCACAAGCTTCCCTGCCTTGCCATCTCCCTAACCTCTTCACCTTTGACTTTCCTTTCTCAATTTCTGAGTGGTCACTACCTTGGCAAGGGCttatcttacttatttttaaaaatattttatatattatttgactttattatgaaaattttgaaatagaagtAGTCAACCTGGTATGACGAGCCCAGTTTCTCAGTTAAATAACATTGTCCTTTTGGTTTCAGCTATGtcttcctcccctccacccctgttttccccaatccctgtttttttgtgttttgttttgctttgtttgtgatactggggattgaacgtaaGGGAGATttatctctgagctatatccccaactttaaaaaaaaattttttttgagaaagggtctcctGGGGTTGCCCAAGCTCtccaagcctcctgcctcagcctcccattcccagagtatttttaaagcatgtgCCAAACAACCAGACAAtttcttttctaagaaaagaATCTCTAAGAAATAGAACTTTTTTAACAACTTGATCACAATATCCTGATATTTAACAAAGCATACAATAATTATCAGTAATGTAGTCCATGTAGTTTTCCCCAGTTGCCTAAAAATCATGTCTTTTTACTGTTGGTTTGTTCAAATCAGGAcccaactgagaaaaaaattagatttagtTACTATGTCTCTTAAGTTCCTCTTAATCCCTAATGgtgtccctctttttttttttaatgccattcATTTATGATCAGGCATTTTTTCCTACAGAATGAACCACATCCTATTATTTGACCAACTGTATCCTCAGTGGTGAAATGTTTCTCTTTGTCCTCCTTTTTTTCCTGTAAGTTGCTAATAAGATCTAGAGGATGGATGAGATTCAGATTTGATGAGATTTATTTTGGCACAACTATAACATAGATGGAGCTGTCTGTGGCATCATCTCTTGAGACACAGAATGTCTTGCTGTCCCTTTTTTGGTATTCATCAGTGGGTTAAGGTGGTATCAGTTGGATCCATCTGTTAGAAAGTTTCCCAGCAACCTTTCATCTAAGCCATCATGTATGACCATCACTTAGATTTTACTTTATTAGTGCAACATTGTGATTTTCTGGTTCTGTCACTCTTTCAATACTTATTTGGTATAAAtcttccataaagaaaaaaattgtcctgGTAGTGGTGcctgcctgaaatcccagtgacttgggaggctgaggcaggaggatcacaagttcaaggccagcttcagtaatttaacaaggccctggctcaaaatttttaaaaaggggcagggaagctagagatgtggctctgtgatagagcactcctgagctcaatcgctggtaccaaaaacaaaacaaaaaacctcataAATACCACTTCAGGCATTAGCCATGTTTGTTGTAAACAAGTTGGTCACTGGTTTTGAACCTTTTCAGTGGACAGcactaggaatttttttttaacaaattgagTTTAAATCCATACTTCCAATTCAAGTTCTGAGTtacattattattgtttatacATGTATCTTCTCTACCTAATTTTTCCCACATTGAAACAGCTAAAGTCCTGACCCAGAGGCTTTGGGGTGCTTGCATGTTGATGGGGGTGTAGAAGTAAAATGAGCCACTAGTCAGCTATTAACATCAGCCCGTCTGTGCTACCAAAATAGAATCTGACCCTTGGGATGCTCATTCTTCCTCCCATGGAAGAGTAGCCTTTTTCCTGCCTTTGCAGACTGGGTCAGGCCAGAACCAGAACGCAGAAGACACTGGGAATCCGTAGAGAACAGGAAGCTCAAGGGCACACAGAACCATTCCAGCATAATTTTCAGTAGTCAGGACCAGCTGAACCAGCCCACCAGGCAATCAGAGGCCTTTGTTGGTAGTAAAccacattcttcatagaaacaccAATTCACTAAGAAGCATGGGAGGAGAAAAGACAGGAAGAAGGCGAAGGCGACTCTGGAAAGGAGGTGAGAAGCAGCCCAAGACATCACAATATTAAGTGAGTCCTCTCCATGTGAGGCCTCAGGAGTGCAATTTGGTCCTCGTCCTTAAGGACCCTTCATTTAGGTGGAAAGGAAAAGACATGTACAGACCTAACGTACACAGATGTGTCATCGTAAGTAGAAAATGCACAGTGTGAGTCACAGATAAAGAGTTTAGAGGATGGAAAAAGATGATTTGTggtggagagaggagaaggagccCCTCAGCCCTCATGCTGAGCTCTGCCTGTTTCCCAGAGTGGGGATGGAGTCCTGGGTCCTAGCTTGTGGTTTGAGGCCAGGAATTTGAGAGAGGGCAGCCAGGGTGGGGTTAGGTGGGCATGCCCCCTCCTTTATACATTCCTGGACCTTCTTTCTGGCCCAGGGTGGCCCCCTGCCAGAACCAGTTACAGTGAGATGGGCATCTCAGGTTTCTTCTGCTGGAAGAGAGGACCTTGGTTTCCAGGGTCAGATTTGATTACAGTAGCCTGGCAGTTTTGACACTGTTGGCTGAAGAGCTGTTTAGTGCTCAGGCTTTTGGACATCCAACACTGTCACTAGGTCTCCACGCACATTTGGAGGCAGCTTGATATGCCCTGGTGATGGTATCACTTGACCTCAATCTGCCCCTCGCTGGAACTTGAGCTTTGACAGATGACTCTCCTGCCACGTGTACAAATGAGGGCGTTAGTAGACTATCTCTACAGAGTTAGCTCCAGAGACCCTCCAGCACTTTACAGTCCCCACTTAATGCACTCATTTCATCAAATAATGTGTGTCTACCTTCCCTGGTGCTGGACGGTCTGTGAGCCAAGACGTGGCTGCCGGCAGCTCAGATGGGGCTGTGAGGAGTAACTGCCTGTCCAGGGCGGGACCAGAATCCCACGGAGAATCGGTTTGTGTGTGCCCATGTGTGCGCATGgtactggtgatcaaacccaagggtgctctaccactgagctatgtccccagccctttttaaaatttttttgagacagggtctcacaaagttacccagactggcctccaacttggaatcctcctccctcagtctcctgagtctctggggccacaggtatgcactactgcacctgCCTCTGGAGAGGACCTTGACCCAGAGAACACCACACCGGCTGGCTGGCTCTTCAGTGTTGTTGCAGTGATGTGTGAATAGCATGGAGGTGGCTGCTGTAGACTGAATGTGTCCCCCTAAATTATGTTGAAACTTAACCCCCAATATGAGGGCATTTTGGGGGTGGGGCTTTGGGAGATGATTATGTCAGGAGGGTgaagccctcatgaatgggatcagTGCCTTTATCAAAGAGACCCAGGGAGCTCCCTCACCCCTTTTGCTAAATGACACAGTGAGAAGATGGCGTCCGTGAACCAGGACCTGAGTTCTCACCAGGCACAGAAGCTGCCGAAGCTCTGATCTTGgtcttccagtctccagaactgtgaaaaataaatgttggttgtttataagccacctggtctatggtattttgttgttATAATCAAGCTGATCAAGACAGTGGGGCAGAGGTGGTTATCCTTCTTTCAGTGACAAAACTAAGGTCTGAATGGATGATGTGATTTGCCCAAGGACACACTAGCTCGGGCTATTTTTGTTCTATTATCAAGTTTTAGAAAGTAGAGGTGAGGGCATACATGAAGCCTCTGCattatctttgcaacttttctataaatctaataTCAttccaatattaatttttttgtattggggattgaacccaggaatgcttaaccactgagccatatccccagcccttttaaaatcttttcttttgagacagggtctagctatgttgcttagggccttgctaagttgctgaggctggccttgaacttgtgatccttctgcctcagcctcccacatcgctgggattacaagcataagccactgctcctggctaaaaagttatttaagcagaagaattttaagaattccTCCTGCCTGACAAGACATGTTCAAGGTAACAGTTATTTCTAACAGTACAAGGGAGCCAGTAGGTTAGAGGAACAAAATTGGGGTCAGGGGAGGAAAACCACCACAAGGaggatttttgtttgctttttgttttcagtactgggggttgaacctagggactctccaccacttagctacatacccagcacatttttatttattttgagacagggtctcactaagttttccagGATTtccagccttgaacttgaaatcctcctgcctccatttctcaagtggctgggattataggtgtgggccaccactcAGCTAGTAGGATGGGttttaaaatagagataaaaaaataatttattaaatgaagcagagattttattttttttatctgataaacttttgtgtgtgtgtggtgatggtggtgatactggggattgaacccaggggttccttaccactgagttacaccgcagccctttttaaatgatttgagacagggtctcagttgccaAGGAtgtcctcaaacttgaaatcttcctgcctgagTCACAGGCATGGACCACAGTGTCCCGCACACATGGTCTCTTGAAAAAACATGAGCACTTCAAACAACAGCACATACATTTTCTCAGTCTTCATGCATTAGTCACAAAGAGAACCAGCAAGTCATTGGTTCTACACCCTCAGTATCCCTCATGTGGATTGTCTTGTGGTGTCCTCACTGCCACTTGTCATGGCTATCATCATCTTTCCAGGACTAGGGCAGTAACCTAGGcatttccattctgtaggctccacCCATTCCTCCACTGGGTCCAGGCTGTACTGCAGCCTGAGTTACCTTGCCAAAGCATTGAGCTGATTGTACTATGCTCAGCCTGGAGCAGGACTCTTGGGAGACTCCTACTTCTGCACAGGGCAAGCAAGCTAGCTCCTCCACATACAGCTTGGTTCAATTTTTATTGCCCACAGCCCCTGctccctca
This genomic stretch from Sciurus carolinensis chromosome 12, mSciCar1.2, whole genome shotgun sequence harbors:
- the Slc45a3 gene encoding solute carrier family 45 member 3 — encoded protein: MVQRLWVSRLLRHRKAQLLLVNLLTFGLEVCLAAGITYVPPLLLEVGVEEKFMTMVLGIGPVLGLVSVPLLGSASDQWRGRYGRRRPFIWALSLGVLLSLFLIPRAGWLAELLCPDTSSLELALLILGVGLLDFCGQVCFTPLEALLSDLFRDPDHCRQAFSVYAFMISLGGCLGYLLPAIDWDASALAPYLGTQEECLFGLLTLIFLTCMAATLFVAEEAVLGPTEPVEGLSVPSASPHCCPCHAHLAFRNLGALFPRLHQLCCRMPRTLRRLFVAELCSWMALMTFTLFYTDFVGEGLYQGVPRAEPGTEARRHYDEGVRMGSLGLFLQCTISLVFSLVMDRLVQRFGTRAVYLASVVAFPVAAGATCLSRSVAVVTASAALTGFTFSALQILPYTLASLYHREKQVFLPKYRGDAGSGGSEDSLTTSFLPGPKPGAPFPNGHMGAGGSSLLPAPPALCGASTCDVSMRVVVGEPTEARVIPGRGICLDLAILDSAFLLSQVAPSLFMGSIVQLSQSVTAYMVSAAGLGLIAIYFATQVVFDKSDLAKYSV